The following proteins are encoded in a genomic region of Microcoleus sp. FACHB-68:
- a CDS encoding tetratricopeptide repeat protein, with product MSPYQAFHALRIPSGHNDVMASYNKNLECRPDGYWALYQRGNALRQAGLYEDALDSYEEALACRSDDYRAWHQRGNVLAELRRYNDGIASYDKALALKPAYYWSWYQRGHALRNAGRYRDAVASFNKALEIRPDDYWALYHRASIFLYNLNRSEEALAGYDQALELRPKDYWSWYRRGIALFGLSRYQDAIASYDKALEFRPRDYWAIYRQGDALLWLGRYEDAIAGYDRAVDIQPDYPDAWVYRGLALQLSGRTRDAIASYDQALELDSYVSDAWYGKACCYASQGDVRRTIEHLQKAFELSPDEYRQPATAEPAFDAIRASEQFQALLQD from the coding sequence ATGAGTCCCTATCAAGCCTTTCACGCGCTACGCATCCCTAGCGGTCATAATGACGTAATGGCGAGTTATAACAAAAATTTGGAATGCCGGCCCGATGGCTACTGGGCTTTGTATCAGCGCGGGAATGCCCTGCGGCAGGCGGGTCTTTATGAGGACGCCCTTGATAGCTATGAAGAAGCCTTAGCCTGCCGGTCAGATGACTACCGCGCTTGGCATCAGCGTGGAAACGTACTGGCAGAATTACGCCGGTATAACGATGGCATTGCCAGCTATGACAAAGCGTTGGCGCTAAAACCGGCATACTACTGGAGTTGGTATCAGCGGGGTCATGCATTGCGTAATGCGGGCCGGTATCGCGACGCCGTTGCCAGCTTCAACAAAGCTTTGGAAATTCGACCGGATGACTACTGGGCTTTGTATCACCGGGCAAGCATTTTCCTGTATAACTTGAACCGATCTGAGGAAGCGCTTGCCGGCTACGATCAAGCTTTGGAACTCAGGCCAAAAGACTACTGGAGTTGGTACAGGCGGGGTATCGCACTGTTTGGCCTGAGTCGCTATCAAGATGCCATTGCCAGCTATGACAAAGCCTTAGAATTCAGGCCGCGCGACTATTGGGCCATTTACCGGCAGGGCGATGCCTTACTGTGGTTAGGCCGGTATGAGGATGCTATTGCCGGTTATGATCGCGCCGTCGATATTCAACCCGACTACCCAGACGCCTGGGTTTATCGGGGTCTGGCGTTGCAGCTTTCAGGCAGAACTCGCGATGCCATTGCCAGCTATGATCAAGCGCTGGAACTCGATTCCTATGTCTCCGATGCCTGGTATGGCAAGGCTTGCTGTTATGCCTCACAAGGTGATGTGCGGCGGACAATCGAACACCTGCAAAAAGCGTTTGAGCTGAGTCCTGATGAGTACCGGCAGCCAGCCACCGCTGAGCCGGCTTTTGATGCGATTCGCGCTTCTGAGCAGTTTCAGGCATTGCTGCAAGATTAA
- a CDS encoding NAD(P)-binding protein, with the protein MSEATETKKIVLLGGGMASLTTAFELTNQPGWNANYDITIYQTGWRLGGKGASGRNVRPHEPYCEPNYRIEEHGLHIFFGFYQNAFQVMKQCYDELGYDGPFTSVEDAFKPHSLIVLQEYLNGKWVQWPLNFPTNKLLPWEAGGIATLWEHIWTTLKLMHESYEDLTVLNSSLSVDSVSNLQTTPTWLERLIKQIDLGWATLKLTSETALFHFPDKLVQLLLHSPERWWEWFENTTKEIGTILEKTELTSEGTFLYLAYKLAESLSNNPRTHRIEHHRIIKKLIERFMEGFQLKIDQAIELDANTFRLVTLLDLGAANIRGLIADEIVFHGSLDPLDEFDYRDWLRKHGARETTLNSAFVRVLYDLVYAFPGGNIQQPELAAGTAIRILTTVIFQYKGAIMWKMQAGMGDTIFAPLYKVLKRRGVKFKFFHRVKQLHLSEDGKSIERISIGRQVNLIDKNQEYDPLIQVKRLLCWPSEPRYEQIEEGEKLQQENINLESFWSPWTDVEEVNLKAGEDFDIAVLGISLGGLPAICSELIQANQKWRDMISKIQTVATQGGQIWLKDNLRQLGWKIASPVVGAYVEPLDTYADMSVLLERENWPSEHYPYNVAYFTGVIADPGIPPSHEYDFPEKVQKQVDKQAINFLQNHIGHLWPKATTAENPQGLNWDLLVDLENRQGEERYHAQYWQAGINPSDRYVLSVPGSTKYRLKTDESGFDHLYLTGDWINNGYNSGCIEATVMSGMQTAQAILKQRFQTKYQKEILNERDSWI; encoded by the coding sequence ATGTCTGAAGCTACTGAAACCAAAAAAATTGTGTTGTTAGGAGGAGGAATGGCGTCCCTAACAACAGCATTTGAACTCACCAACCAGCCGGGATGGAATGCTAATTACGACATTACTATCTATCAAACAGGTTGGCGTTTGGGTGGTAAGGGGGCAAGCGGACGCAACGTGCGGCCTCACGAACCCTATTGCGAACCAAACTATCGCATTGAAGAACACGGATTACATATCTTTTTTGGATTTTACCAGAATGCTTTTCAAGTGATGAAGCAGTGCTACGATGAACTGGGATATGATGGCCCATTTACGTCAGTAGAAGATGCTTTCAAACCCCACAGTCTGATTGTTCTCCAAGAGTATCTAAATGGCAAGTGGGTTCAATGGCCACTCAATTTTCCCACGAATAAATTACTGCCTTGGGAAGCTGGGGGAATAGCTACTTTATGGGAGCATATTTGGACAACACTTAAATTGATGCATGAGAGTTATGAAGATTTAACTGTTTTGAATTCTAGCCTGTCAGTTGATAGCGTTTCTAATTTGCAAACAACCCCAACGTGGTTAGAACGCTTGATCAAACAAATAGACTTGGGTTGGGCAACGTTAAAATTAACTTCAGAAACCGCACTTTTTCACTTTCCTGATAAGCTGGTTCAGTTACTCCTTCACTCACCAGAACGTTGGTGGGAGTGGTTTGAAAATACTACAAAAGAGATCGGAACGATTTTGGAGAAAACAGAGTTAACCTCTGAGGGAACGTTCCTTTATCTCGCTTACAAACTGGCCGAATCTCTTTCTAACAACCCCAGAACTCACCGCATCGAACATCACAGAATTATTAAAAAACTCATCGAGCGCTTCATGGAGGGGTTCCAGCTCAAAATAGACCAAGCTATCGAGCTGGATGCTAACACTTTTCGGCTAGTAACTCTCCTAGATTTGGGCGCTGCCAATATCCGGGGTTTAATCGCAGATGAGATAGTTTTTCATGGCTCTCTAGATCCTTTAGATGAGTTTGATTATAGAGATTGGCTGCGGAAACATGGCGCACGAGAAACAACCCTCAATTCAGCGTTTGTTCGGGTGTTATACGATCTCGTTTACGCTTTTCCGGGAGGCAATATCCAACAACCCGAACTGGCAGCCGGCACAGCTATTCGCATCCTAACAACTGTGATTTTCCAATACAAAGGGGCGATTATGTGGAAAATGCAGGCCGGCATGGGAGATACCATCTTCGCCCCACTTTACAAGGTGCTAAAGCGGCGAGGCGTTAAGTTTAAATTCTTTCATCGAGTTAAACAGCTCCACCTTTCTGAAGACGGGAAATCGATTGAGCGCATTAGCATTGGCCGGCAGGTCAATTTGATAGACAAAAATCAAGAATACGACCCGTTAATTCAAGTAAAAAGACTGCTGTGCTGGCCCAGTGAGCCACGATACGAACAAATCGAAGAAGGCGAAAAACTGCAACAAGAAAACATCAATCTGGAATCTTTCTGGAGTCCGTGGACTGATGTGGAAGAAGTGAATCTTAAAGCCGGCGAAGATTTTGATATCGCAGTTCTCGGCATTTCTCTGGGCGGTTTGCCGGCGATTTGCTCTGAACTGATTCAGGCGAATCAAAAATGGCGCGATATGATATCAAAAATCCAGACAGTGGCAACTCAGGGAGGGCAGATATGGCTCAAAGACAATTTGCGGCAACTGGGATGGAAAATCGCCAGTCCTGTTGTGGGCGCATACGTCGAACCTTTAGATACCTATGCTGATATGAGCGTTCTGCTTGAACGAGAAAATTGGCCTAGCGAACATTATCCCTATAACGTTGCCTATTTTACAGGTGTAATTGCAGATCCGGGAATTCCCCCCAGTCATGAATATGATTTCCCAGAAAAAGTTCAGAAACAAGTCGATAAACAGGCGATTAATTTCCTCCAAAATCATATCGGACATCTGTGGCCAAAAGCCACAACTGCAGAAAATCCTCAAGGACTGAATTGGGATTTACTTGTTGATTTGGAAAACCGCCAAGGAGAGGAACGATATCATGCTCAATACTGGCAAGCCGGTATTAATCCATCAGATCGTTACGTGCTTTCTGTTCCCGGCAGCACTAAATATCGTCTCAAAACAGATGAATCTGGCTTTGATCATCTCTATCTGACGGGCGACTGGATAAACAACGGTTATAATTCGGGATGTATCGAAGCAACCGTGATGTCAGGAATGCAGACTGCACAGGCGATTTTAAAGCAGCGCTTTCAAACAAAGTACCAAAAAGAAATTCTTAATGAGAGAGATTCTTGGATTTGA
- the rnc gene encoding ribonuclease III, giving the protein MTKIPQFKDESLLRLALTHRSYVNEHPDERENNERLEFLGDAVLGYLVGELLYKRYDDMTEAQLTRLRSALVDEKQLAKFASQLGIGDLMRLGKGADKDGGRQNPSLLSDTFEAIIGAYFLDSTITPVRAFINKLFIPVADSIIFPDSDEDPKNLVDSKNRFQQWALAKFGQNPDYAIIDEDGPAHAKEFTAEVYVKGKMYGVGKGRRKQDAEKRAAEVALRKVGLV; this is encoded by the coding sequence ATGACAAAAATTCCACAATTTAAAGATGAATCTCTTTTGCGCCTTGCACTAACTCATCGTTCTTATGTTAACGAACACCCGGATGAACGTGAAAACAATGAGCGTTTAGAATTTTTAGGGGATGCTGTGCTGGGTTATTTGGTCGGTGAACTGCTTTATAAGCGTTATGATGATATGACCGAGGCGCAACTAACGCGCTTGCGCTCTGCTTTGGTAGACGAAAAGCAGTTAGCAAAATTTGCAAGTCAGCTAGGCATCGGTGATTTAATGCGGCTAGGTAAAGGCGCAGATAAAGATGGAGGCCGGCAAAACCCATCATTGCTCAGTGATACCTTTGAAGCGATTATCGGCGCGTACTTTCTCGATTCAACAATTACTCCAGTTCGTGCTTTTATAAATAAGCTATTTATTCCTGTAGCAGACAGCATTATTTTTCCCGATTCTGATGAAGACCCTAAGAATCTCGTAGACTCGAAAAATCGGTTTCAACAATGGGCGCTAGCAAAATTTGGGCAAAATCCTGACTATGCAATTATTGATGAGGATGGGCCGGCACACGCGAAAGAGTTCACGGCTGAAGTGTATGTTAAAGGAAAAATGTACGGAGTTGGCAAGGGCCGGCGCAAACAAGATGCTGAAAAACGAGCTGCTGAAGTGGCATTGAGAAAGGTTGGTTTGGTGTAA
- a CDS encoding tetratricopeptide repeat protein encodes MSHKEESQALEIQGSVLEDPTPTAAMNAGEKQAPAAGTNEYLDYYKRGSVLHNAGRLEDALASYDQALELRPDDYWAWYQRGNVLDDLGRHEEAVTSYNKALEVRPDDYWAWYHRGIALQDLKCYEQSLASYEKALELRPNDYWAWYQRGIALDDLGRLEDALTSFDKALDIKPHDYWAQYRRGEALRHAGDYEAAITSYNQALEIKQDDYWAWHRRGLAQERLGRIEDALASFDKALETKPNDPEACYDKACCYAGLGNVEKAIQNLRYAINQNPDLYSKLAKKDAKFNAIRRDNRFLTLIEGNEGND; translated from the coding sequence ATGAGCCACAAAGAAGAATCTCAAGCCTTGGAAATACAGGGTAGCGTCTTAGAAGACCCCACCCCCACGGCAGCCATGAACGCCGGCGAAAAGCAAGCACCGGCAGCCGGCACAAATGAGTATCTGGATTACTACAAACGCGGTAGCGTCCTCCACAATGCAGGCCGGCTTGAAGACGCTTTGGCTAGCTACGACCAAGCCTTAGAATTACGACCGGATGATTATTGGGCTTGGTATCAGCGCGGCAACGTCCTCGACGACTTAGGCCGGCATGAAGAAGCGGTTACCAGCTACAACAAAGCCCTGGAAGTGCGCCCGGATGACTACTGGGCTTGGTATCATCGCGGCATCGCCTTACAAGACTTAAAATGTTACGAACAATCTCTCGCTAGCTACGAAAAAGCCTTAGAATTACGACCAAATGACTACTGGGCTTGGTATCAGCGCGGCATCGCCCTAGATGATTTAGGCCGGCTAGAAGATGCCCTCACCTCCTTCGACAAAGCCCTAGACATCAAACCCCATGACTACTGGGCACAATACCGGCGTGGGGAAGCGCTGCGTCATGCCGGCGATTATGAAGCCGCAATTACCAGCTACAATCAAGCTTTAGAAATCAAGCAGGATGATTACTGGGCATGGCATCGGCGAGGTCTGGCCCAGGAACGCTTAGGTCGCATTGAAGACGCCCTTGCCAGTTTTGACAAAGCCCTGGAAACGAAACCGAATGACCCGGAAGCGTGTTATGACAAGGCTTGCTGTTATGCCGGTTTGGGTAATGTTGAGAAGGCGATCCAAAACTTGCGCTACGCCATCAATCAAAATCCTGACCTTTACAGCAAACTTGCTAAAAAAGACGCAAAATTTAACGCCATTCGCAGAGATAATCGGTTTTTGACGTTAATAGAAGGTAACGAGGGGAATGATTGA
- a CDS encoding tetratricopeptide repeat protein, giving the protein MTNVSAIHDEKLELEPNSNRDLYREGNAFLDRGRYEEAIASYDKALEQEPADYWVWYNRGIALDELNRHEEAAASFGKALELRPDDYWATYQRGEAYRHARCYEDALASYNRAVELRPKDYWAWYKRGCVALYDLHRHEDALTSFEKAIENRWWDYWAYYRRSETLHQMGRYEEALVSYSEVLEMRPNDAAGWYNRAQLLDDLGRHEDALVSYDCALDINPEITEAWYLRGLALGNLGSYGKAIASFEKVLELQPNHPEALLNRAITLDELECPEESLAGFDQLLTIQPDNPEAWFNRGIALGHLGRHEEAIASYEHALKWQPNYPEAWNNRGMAFDELGRYEAAIASYDQALARRPDYARALNNRGIALAKLGCADDAIASYDQALKCPPDYPEAWTWNNRAQALRQLGRIEDALASYDQSMEIEPEEPDTWYGQACCYALQGNVQQAIEKLEQAILIDPDQYRHLAGNTSDFDSIRSSEQFQALIAGKSHH; this is encoded by the coding sequence ATGACTAACGTGAGTGCAATCCACGATGAAAAATTAGAGCTAGAACCAAATAGCAATAGGGATTTATACCGGGAAGGTAATGCTTTTCTGGATAGAGGCCGCTACGAAGAAGCGATTGCCAGTTATGACAAAGCTTTAGAACAGGAACCGGCAGACTATTGGGTGTGGTATAACCGGGGCATCGCTTTGGATGAATTAAACCGGCACGAAGAAGCAGCCGCCAGCTTTGGAAAAGCCTTGGAATTGCGCCCGGACGACTACTGGGCAACTTACCAGCGCGGCGAGGCTTACCGGCACGCACGCTGCTACGAAGATGCCCTTGCCAGCTACAATCGAGCGGTGGAACTGCGGCCCAAAGACTACTGGGCGTGGTATAAACGGGGATGTGTGGCGTTGTATGACTTGCACCGGCATGAAGATGCCCTCACCAGTTTTGAGAAAGCCATTGAAAACCGCTGGTGGGACTACTGGGCATACTACCGGCGCAGTGAAACCTTGCACCAGATGGGACGCTATGAAGAGGCTTTGGTAAGCTACAGCGAAGTGCTGGAAATGAGACCCAATGACGCTGCCGGCTGGTACAATCGCGCTCAATTACTCGACGATTTAGGCCGGCATGAAGACGCCCTCGTTAGCTATGATTGCGCCCTCGATATTAACCCCGAAATCACCGAAGCTTGGTATTTGCGGGGCTTAGCGCTGGGAAATTTAGGAAGTTACGGAAAAGCCATTGCCAGCTTCGAGAAAGTGCTGGAATTGCAACCCAATCACCCAGAAGCTTTACTCAACCGCGCCATTACCCTAGATGAATTAGAATGCCCGGAAGAGTCCCTCGCCGGCTTTGATCAACTTCTCACAATTCAACCCGACAACCCAGAAGCTTGGTTTAACCGGGGCATTGCCTTGGGCCACTTAGGCCGGCATGAAGAGGCCATTGCCAGTTACGAACACGCTTTAAAATGGCAACCAAACTATCCAGAAGCCTGGAATAACCGGGGCATGGCATTCGATGAGTTAGGCCGGTACGAAGCGGCTATTGCCAGTTATGATCAAGCCTTAGCCCGCCGGCCTGATTACGCCAGAGCACTGAATAACCGAGGCATTGCCCTTGCTAAATTAGGCTGTGCCGACGATGCGATTGCCAGCTACGATCAGGCTTTAAAATGCCCCCCAGACTATCCCGAAGCTTGGACTTGGAACAACCGCGCCCAAGCATTGCGGCAATTAGGTCGCATTGAAGACGCCCTTGCCAGTTACGATCAATCAATGGAGATTGAACCGGAAGAACCGGATACTTGGTACGGTCAAGCTTGCTGCTATGCCTTACAGGGAAATGTGCAACAGGCAATTGAGAAATTAGAACAAGCAATTTTGATCGATCCCGATCAATACCGGCATCTTGCCGGCAATACTTCAGATTTTGACAGCATTCGATCATCCGAACAATTTCAGGCTTTGATTGCAGGAAAAAGTCACCATTGA